A DNA window from Candidatus Sulfotelmatobacter sp. contains the following coding sequences:
- the smpB gene encoding SsrA-binding protein SmpB, translating to MARSTESAEKLVAQNRRAYHDYQVLETLETGLVLTGTEVKSLRIGKASLAEAYASVDNGELFVRQLHIPPYEQGNRFNPDPVRARKLLAHRTEIERLRRAVEQKGMTLVPLKLYFSRGHAKLLIGVARGKKSFDKRASIAERDARREMERARRGRERGE from the coding sequence ATGGCGCGCTCCACTGAAAGCGCGGAAAAGTTGGTGGCCCAGAATCGCCGGGCCTATCACGACTATCAGGTGCTCGAGACTCTCGAGACCGGTCTGGTGCTGACCGGGACCGAGGTGAAGAGCCTGCGTATCGGCAAGGCCAGCCTGGCCGAGGCCTATGCCTCGGTGGACAACGGCGAGCTGTTCGTGCGCCAGCTTCACATTCCCCCGTACGAGCAGGGCAACCGGTTCAATCCCGATCCGGTGCGCGCCCGAAAGCTGCTCGCCCATCGCACCGAGATCGAACGACTGCGGCGCGCGGTCGAGCAGAAGGGCATGACGCTGGTGCCCCTCAAGCTCTACTTCTCGAGGGGGCACGCCAAGCTCCTGATCGGGGTCGCGCGCGGCAAGAAGTCCTTCGACAAACGCGCCTCGATCGCCGAGCGCGATGCGCGCCGCGAGATGGAGCGCGCGCGGCGTGGCCGGGAGCGCGGCGAGTGA
- a CDS encoding tetratricopeptide repeat protein — MPPAGGWPLAAVALVAFGCVAYSVTFRMSTPDVWQHLLVGKALWQLGRIPQEHLWTWPMFGQPDVLPSWLFTVLLWPFWKVGGEPGLQVWRWLTTLGAFGIAWAVARRLGARGLTPLLVIAACALPYRPRSQVRPETLVAVLLALQLWVLERRRARAAGGAIGLVALAWVWANAHISYWLGLALIAIHLPAELRRRWPEPALDRADGTGLGARIRAAIARFDDLPLLWTLALCAAVSFLNPFGWRALWQPFEYFLTWRHEPVYLTIPELSPLWLTWRSHLRSGLPILVALWPLLAFSRLRLRRLDGVEVATATLFVALTLFNQRFAGFLVVAAAPYLARDLSELLGSLRWPASWTRPVTRAAMVGAAIVLAGIPEWGRPEFPAGIGFVATYYPGPACDFIEHFGLQGRFFNPYYFGGYLLWRFWPQRERLPFMDIHQSGSRRDRELYAYCFASPEAWNELMQERDFQLALLDGHQDWVENDHLMDRLDQDSTWALVFRDDASALYLRRSGATAEAARGMAFHVMPGGREALMNLRESLASNAGLRAQMRADLERCVRASPLSAQAQSTLANLDFLDGDRMGARRHLLGALQVDPRFYSAHRRLGYLALAEGDWGAAIAEFQKERAIGGPPVDEYQRLGEAWEKIGNRARAAQYFRYELQIHPQNDEARAGLQRVGG, encoded by the coding sequence ATGCCCCCGGCCGGGGGCTGGCCGCTGGCCGCGGTGGCGCTCGTGGCCTTCGGCTGCGTCGCATACTCCGTGACCTTCCGCATGAGCACGCCCGACGTCTGGCAGCATCTGCTGGTCGGGAAGGCGCTCTGGCAGCTCGGCCGCATCCCCCAGGAACACCTGTGGACCTGGCCGATGTTCGGACAGCCCGACGTGCTGCCCTCCTGGCTGTTCACGGTGCTGCTGTGGCCGTTCTGGAAAGTGGGAGGCGAACCGGGGCTCCAGGTCTGGCGCTGGCTCACGACGCTCGGTGCGTTCGGCATCGCCTGGGCCGTGGCGCGCAGGCTCGGCGCTCGCGGATTGACTCCGCTGCTGGTGATCGCGGCGTGCGCGCTCCCCTATCGCCCGCGCAGCCAGGTGCGCCCCGAAACCCTGGTGGCGGTACTGCTCGCCCTGCAGCTGTGGGTGCTGGAACGGCGCCGGGCTCGGGCGGCGGGCGGCGCCATCGGGCTCGTCGCGCTGGCCTGGGTGTGGGCGAACGCGCACATCTCGTACTGGCTGGGACTCGCTCTCATCGCGATCCACCTGCCCGCCGAGCTGCGACGTCGGTGGCCCGAGCCGGCGCTCGATCGCGCGGATGGAACCGGGCTCGGCGCCCGGATTCGGGCCGCGATCGCCCGCTTCGACGACCTGCCGCTCTTGTGGACCCTGGCATTGTGCGCCGCGGTCTCGTTCCTCAATCCGTTCGGCTGGCGAGCGCTCTGGCAGCCATTCGAATACTTCCTGACCTGGCGCCACGAGCCGGTCTATCTCACCATCCCCGAGCTTTCGCCGCTGTGGCTCACTTGGCGCTCGCATCTGCGCAGCGGTCTGCCGATCCTGGTGGCGCTGTGGCCGCTGCTGGCGTTCTCGCGCCTGCGCCTGCGACGCCTGGATGGCGTCGAGGTCGCGACTGCGACGCTGTTCGTGGCGCTCACGCTCTTCAACCAGCGCTTCGCCGGCTTCCTGGTGGTGGCGGCCGCGCCCTATCTGGCGCGCGATCTCTCCGAGCTCCTGGGATCGCTGCGCTGGCCGGCCTCCTGGACGCGACCGGTCACGCGGGCGGCGATGGTCGGCGCCGCGATCGTGCTCGCCGGCATTCCCGAATGGGGTCGCCCCGAGTTCCCGGCCGGGATCGGCTTTGTCGCCACCTACTACCCGGGGCCGGCCTGTGACTTCATCGAGCACTTCGGGCTTCAGGGTCGCTTCTTCAATCCCTACTACTTCGGCGGCTACCTGCTGTGGCGCTTCTGGCCGCAGCGCGAACGGCTGCCGTTCATGGACATCCATCAGAGCGGCTCCCGCCGCGACCGCGAGCTCTACGCCTATTGCTTCGCCAGCCCGGAGGCGTGGAACGAACTGATGCAGGAGCGCGACTTCCAGCTCGCGTTGCTCGACGGGCACCAGGATTGGGTGGAGAACGATCACCTGATGGATCGCCTCGATCAGGATTCGACCTGGGCGCTGGTGTTTCGCGATGACGCCTCGGCGCTCTATCTGCGCCGCTCGGGCGCGACCGCCGAGGCGGCCCGCGGGATGGCGTTCCACGTCATGCCGGGCGGGCGGGAGGCGCTCATGAACCTGCGCGAGTCGCTGGCATCGAATGCCGGCCTGCGCGCGCAGATGCGGGCCGATCTCGAGCGCTGCGTGCGCGCCTCACCGCTCAGCGCTCAGGCGCAATCCACGCTTGCGAATCTCGACTTCCTGGACGGCGACCGCATGGGTGCGCGGCGGCATCTGCTGGGGGCGCTTCAAGTGGACCCGCGCTTCTACAGCGCGCACCGGCGGCTCGGCTACCTGGCGCTCGCCGAAGGCGACTGGGGCGCCGCGATCGCCGAGTTCCAGAAGGAGCGCGCGATCGGCGGACCGCCGGTGGACGAGTATCAGCGGTTGGGCGAGGCGTGGGAGAAAATCGGCAATCGCGCGCGCGCCGCCCAGTATTTCCGCTACGAGCTGCAGATCCACCCGCAGAACGACGAGGCGCGCGCAGGGCTCCAGCGAGTCGGAGGCTGA
- a CDS encoding transketolase C-terminal domain-containing protein, with translation MTATITLPEKVEMKKTREGFGRALVTLGEKDPRIVVLVGDLAESTMVSFFAERFPDRFIQVGIAEQNMCGVAAGLAAMGKIPFWSTYGAFASCRAADQIRVTLAYTNLNVKIGGAHGGISVGPDGATHQAMEEISIIRSIPNMKMIVPCDYWESYKATMAAAYEPGPVYIRFGREDVPLVTTEQTPFTFGKAEVFASGKDLSIIACGVMVYEALRAREQLLERGVEARVVNLHTVKPLDRATIEQCARDTGAIVTAEEHQVNGGLGGAVAEAVVQNTPVPMELVAVHDRFGQSGKPAELMDAFGLRAKDIVAAAERVLARKKNRG, from the coding sequence ATGACCGCCACCATCACGCTGCCCGAGAAAGTCGAGATGAAGAAGACGCGCGAAGGCTTCGGCCGCGCGCTGGTGACGCTGGGCGAGAAGGATCCTCGCATCGTGGTGCTGGTGGGAGATCTCGCCGAATCCACCATGGTGAGTTTCTTCGCCGAGCGCTTCCCCGACCGATTCATTCAGGTGGGGATCGCCGAGCAGAACATGTGCGGCGTGGCCGCGGGCCTCGCGGCGATGGGCAAGATCCCCTTCTGGTCCACCTACGGCGCGTTCGCTTCGTGCCGCGCCGCGGACCAGATTCGCGTGACGCTCGCCTACACCAACCTCAACGTGAAGATCGGTGGCGCGCACGGCGGCATTTCGGTCGGCCCGGACGGCGCGACCCATCAGGCGATGGAGGAGATCTCCATCATCCGCTCGATCCCGAACATGAAGATGATCGTGCCCTGCGACTACTGGGAGTCGTACAAGGCGACGATGGCGGCCGCCTACGAGCCGGGGCCGGTCTACATCCGCTTCGGCCGCGAGGACGTGCCGCTCGTCACCACCGAGCAGACCCCCTTTACGTTCGGCAAGGCCGAGGTGTTCGCGTCCGGCAAGGACCTCAGCATCATCGCGTGCGGCGTCATGGTCTACGAGGCGCTTCGCGCCCGCGAGCAGCTGCTGGAGCGCGGCGTCGAGGCGCGCGTCGTGAACCTGCACACCGTCAAGCCGCTCGATCGCGCGACGATCGAGCAGTGCGCTCGGGATACCGGCGCGATCGTGACCGCCGAAGAGCATCAGGTGAACGGCGGGCTCGGCGGCGCGGTGGCCGAGGCGGTCGTGCAGAACACGCCGGTGCCGATGGAGCTGGTCGCGGTGCACGACCGCTTCGGCCAATCCGGCAAGCCCGCCGAGCTGATGGATGCCTTCGGCTTGCGCGCGAAGGACATCGTGGCGGCTGCCGAGCGCGTGCTGGCGCGGAAGAAGAATCGCGGCTGA